A single region of the Myxococcales bacterium genome encodes:
- a CDS encoding UDP-N-acetylmuramoyl-L-alanyl-D-glutamate--2,6-diaminopimelate ligase — protein MPKPPTQNPALTLATLLRQNLIETIEGDPHTTISGVQHDSRRIGPGDMFAAISGNTYEGARFIGEAEARGAVAILSGKLLKTSLAQAIVSNPRLAVGHIAETVYGHPTRTLSAVGITGTNGKTTVSHLLEAAIGASGGVPALMGTICHRGPDFVVEASHTTPEGDDIARFARSMHERGVTHLVMEVSSHALALHRVDAVNFKIVAFVNLSQDHLDFHADMEAYFAAKERLFKHLMFETAVINIDDPYGRRLLETAKGRLLRCTTDPSVSEAEVKVIDIEADITGVRLRAQTPAGEIALTSALLGKHNAQNIMIALGCAYALGLNLDQAVEGIESLGGVPGRMERIQVSPIENKAPQVFVDYAHTPEALRFALSTLSSFEPARVIVVFGCGGDRDKDKRPRMGNIAASLADLLVLTNDNPRTERAASILTDIEKGVRSVRQDRVSAAQLHDAEHGYARIEDRKDAIVTAISIARSDDVVLIAGKGHEGYQIVGTETRPFSDGEVAREALAEWRVR, from the coding sequence ATGCCAAAGCCCCCTACGCAAAACCCCGCCTTGACGCTTGCAACGCTTCTGCGCCAAAACTTGATCGAAACTATTGAGGGAGACCCCCACACGACCATCTCCGGGGTCCAGCACGACTCAAGGCGCATTGGGCCAGGCGACATGTTTGCGGCGATCAGCGGCAACACTTACGAGGGCGCGCGCTTCATCGGCGAGGCCGAAGCCAGGGGAGCGGTGGCGATCCTAAGCGGTAAACTTCTCAAGACATCGCTCGCTCAGGCCATCGTGAGCAATCCACGGCTTGCAGTCGGACACATTGCAGAAACGGTGTACGGGCATCCCACGCGGACCTTGAGCGCGGTCGGCATTACGGGAACGAACGGGAAGACCACCGTGAGCCACTTGCTTGAGGCCGCGATTGGAGCTTCAGGCGGCGTGCCAGCATTGATGGGAACCATCTGCCATCGCGGTCCAGACTTTGTGGTTGAGGCAAGCCACACCACCCCCGAGGGAGACGACATCGCGAGGTTTGCCCGTTCGATGCACGAGCGAGGGGTTACCCACCTGGTCATGGAGGTCTCGAGCCATGCCCTGGCCTTGCATCGCGTCGATGCCGTGAACTTTAAGATTGTTGCCTTCGTCAATCTCAGCCAGGACCATTTGGACTTCCATGCCGATATGGAGGCCTATTTTGCAGCAAAGGAGCGCTTATTTAAGCACTTAATGTTCGAGACAGCCGTCATCAATATCGATGACCCTTACGGGCGTCGCCTTCTTGAAACCGCAAAGGGCAGGCTTCTTCGCTGTACGACCGATCCGAGCGTGTCCGAGGCGGAGGTGAAGGTCATCGACATAGAGGCGGATATCACAGGCGTGCGGCTGCGCGCGCAAACGCCCGCCGGCGAGATTGCGCTAACGAGCGCGCTCTTGGGTAAGCACAATGCGCAAAACATTATGATAGCCCTCGGATGCGCGTATGCGTTGGGGTTGAATCTTGATCAGGCTGTCGAGGGCATCGAATCCCTTGGGGGCGTGCCGGGGAGGATGGAGCGCATTCAGGTTTCGCCCATCGAGAATAAAGCCCCTCAGGTGTTCGTGGACTATGCGCATACGCCGGAGGCGCTTCGGTTCGCCTTAAGCACGCTTTCATCGTTTGAGCCTGCCCGGGTGATTGTGGTGTTTGGTTGCGGGGGTGATCGCGATAAAGACAAGCGCCCACGTATGGGAAACATTGCAGCCAGCCTGGCGGACTTGCTCGTGCTGACAAACGACAACCCGCGCACTGAGCGAGCCGCTTCGATTCTCACCGACATCGAGAAGGGGGTTCGAAGCGTGCGCCAGGACCGGGTGTCCGCAGCGCAACTGCATGATGCGGAACATGGCTATGCACGGATTGAGGATAGAAAAGACGCCATTGTGACGGCGATCTCGATAGCCAGGTCCGATGACGTCGTCTTGATCGCGGGCAAAGGCCATGAGGGTTACCAAATCGTTGGAACGGAAACGCGCCCCTTCTCTGATGGCGAGGTCGCGCGTGAGGCCCTTGCCGAGTGGAGGGTACGTTAG
- a CDS encoding UDP-N-acetylmuramoyl-tripeptide--D-alanyl-D-alanine ligase — translation MATPIPRNEASWSLSEVTDITRGRLIGGQDTVIHGVCTDTRALVRGNLFVALKGASFDGHNYLSAAAAAGAHALLVRRGSTIPQGATVVEVDDTLTALGDLAQAHRRRWGGYVVGITGSVGKTLVKELAAPVLQAMYRHVLHSQGNLNNLIGLPMTLFQLRPEHRIAVVELGISQAGEMASLAAIAKPDAALITRIAMAHTEGLGGLTELAEQKAQLLTALSSKGLAVLNADDAMTPTLLKHVTTPRVMTFGRHPEADVQLIEQHIDSDLRCGSTLEIKELSAEPLRLHMRALGEGVSMASAAVIALVVGMLKVSQPGSMVNALRAASRVLNELPALPQRLQLKRGANDSLIIDDTYNANPASVTMGLDTAAEIARVLGGRLLVVLGDMKELGPASRDEHRQIGRYVVDKSATVFIGCGREMLHAVEAASETTSLSSPTSGFHVSEPGQAIAQVLQYLQPRDVVFVKGSRSMRMEYVVQGLLAPLEAA, via the coding sequence GTGGCGACTCCCATCCCGCGCAACGAGGCATCGTGGTCTTTGAGCGAGGTTACAGACATTACACGCGGTCGACTAATCGGCGGTCAAGACACCGTCATTCACGGCGTTTGCACTGACACACGGGCGCTTGTACGCGGCAACCTGTTTGTCGCGCTAAAGGGAGCATCCTTCGACGGACACAACTATCTGTCCGCCGCGGCAGCTGCGGGCGCGCACGCACTACTCGTACGCCGCGGCAGCACGATTCCGCAGGGCGCGACAGTGGTTGAAGTCGATGACACGCTCACGGCGTTGGGTGATCTTGCCCAAGCTCACCGCCGGCGCTGGGGAGGGTATGTCGTCGGCATCACTGGTTCAGTGGGCAAGACCTTGGTGAAAGAACTCGCGGCCCCGGTACTTCAAGCGATGTATCGACATGTACTGCATAGTCAAGGAAATCTCAATAATTTGATTGGGTTACCGATGACCTTGTTTCAACTTCGCCCCGAGCATCGCATTGCGGTCGTAGAGCTAGGGATCAGTCAGGCGGGCGAAATGGCGTCTTTGGCAGCTATAGCCAAGCCCGATGCAGCGCTCATTACGCGCATCGCCATGGCCCATACCGAGGGCTTGGGGGGTCTCACAGAGCTTGCCGAACAGAAAGCGCAGCTTCTGACAGCGCTTTCAAGCAAGGGCCTCGCGGTCCTCAACGCCGATGACGCCATGACACCCACTTTGCTCAAGCACGTCACAACGCCACGCGTCATGACCTTTGGTCGTCATCCTGAGGCGGATGTGCAACTCATCGAACAACACATCGACAGTGACTTGCGCTGCGGGTCTACGTTGGAGATCAAGGAGCTATCGGCCGAGCCCTTGCGCCTACACATGCGGGCCCTGGGCGAGGGCGTGTCCATGGCCTCAGCGGCCGTCATCGCATTGGTCGTAGGCATGCTTAAAGTGAGTCAACCAGGTTCCATGGTCAATGCGCTGCGCGCTGCCAGCCGCGTGCTTAATGAGCTTCCCGCATTGCCGCAGCGTCTTCAGCTGAAGCGGGGCGCGAACGACTCTCTCATTATCGACGACACCTACAACGCTAATCCAGCGTCTGTCACGATGGGCCTTGATACTGCGGCAGAGATTGCGCGCGTCCTCGGCGGACGTTTGTTGGTGGTGTTGGGTGACATGAAAGAGCTTGGTCCAGCATCCCGTGACGAGCACCGGCAGATCGGTCGCTATGTCGTGGACAAGAGCGCTACGGTGTTTATCGGGTGTGGTCGAGAGATGCTTCACGCAGTCGAAGCGGCATCAGAGACCACGAGTCTTTCTTCGCCCACTTCCGGCTTTCATGTAAGCGAACCTGGGCAAGCCATTGCTCAGGTGCTGCAGTATCTGCAGCCTCGCGACGTTGTATTCGTCAAAGGCTCGCGCTCCATGCGCATGGAATATGTGGTCCAGGGGCTCTTGGCGCCGTTGGAGGCCGCGTAG
- a CDS encoding phospho-N-acetylmuramoyl-pentapeptide-transferase, which yields MLYYLLYPLRHTEPFSFLNVLRYVPFRVLAATMTAMALAFGLYPWFIRTLQSKQIGQVIRADGPQTHLPKAGTPTMGGALVLLSMVISTTLWADPMNFMVWAVMVLTVCFGAIGYADDVLKIRRRNSNGLSARAKLGLQFVVAFGVAGYLWYGDAGLPADWLHLRGRVAMPFVVFSKHPIEMPSWLYVLFAGFVIVGTSNAVNLTDGLDGLAIGPVMINAGTYMVLAYLAGATFFKVPLARYLGIASLHSASELSVYCGAMIGAGVGFLWYNTYPAQVFMGDVGSLSLGAGLGALALLTKNELLSLLLGGIFVTEAVSVIGQVTSFRLTGKRIFLMAPIHHHFEKKGWAEPKVIVRFWIISIMLALASLATLKLR from the coding sequence ATGCTATATTACCTGTTATATCCGCTCCGCCATACGGAGCCATTCTCATTTCTCAACGTGCTTCGGTACGTTCCCTTCCGCGTGCTGGCAGCGACCATGACGGCGATGGCCTTGGCCTTTGGTCTGTACCCTTGGTTCATACGTACCTTGCAGTCCAAACAAATCGGCCAAGTCATTCGCGCCGATGGGCCTCAAACTCACTTGCCCAAAGCAGGAACGCCCACCATGGGGGGCGCCTTGGTGTTGCTCAGTATGGTGATTTCCACCACACTTTGGGCAGATCCCATGAACTTCATGGTCTGGGCCGTCATGGTGCTCACCGTGTGCTTCGGCGCCATCGGATACGCTGATGATGTCTTGAAAATCCGACGCCGCAACAGCAACGGTTTGAGCGCACGCGCAAAGCTGGGGCTACAGTTTGTCGTCGCCTTCGGGGTTGCGGGGTACCTTTGGTACGGAGATGCAGGGTTGCCGGCGGACTGGCTGCACCTCCGAGGGAGGGTGGCAATGCCCTTTGTCGTCTTCTCGAAGCACCCCATAGAGATGCCAAGTTGGCTTTATGTGCTTTTTGCAGGCTTCGTGATCGTGGGCACCTCCAACGCGGTCAATCTCACCGACGGATTGGATGGTCTGGCCATCGGGCCGGTCATGATCAATGCAGGGACATATATGGTGCTTGCCTATTTGGCGGGCGCCACGTTCTTCAAGGTCCCGCTTGCGCGTTATCTGGGTATCGCGTCCTTACACAGTGCCAGTGAGCTATCGGTATACTGCGGGGCAATGATAGGAGCTGGCGTCGGCTTTCTTTGGTACAATACCTATCCGGCGCAAGTCTTTATGGGCGATGTGGGGTCGCTGTCCTTGGGGGCGGGCCTGGGAGCCTTGGCTCTCTTGACCAAGAACGAGCTCTTGTCTTTGCTCTTGGGCGGCATCTTTGTGACCGAGGCCGTGAGCGTGATTGGACAGGTCACGTCCTTTCGCTTGACGGGTAAGCGCATTTTCCTGATGGCGCCCATCCACCATCACTTTGAAAAGAAGGGGTGGGCAGAGCCGAAAGTCATCGTTCGATTTTGGATCATCAGTATTATGCTGGCACTCGCCAGCTTAGCCACCTTGAAGTTGAGGTAA